One window from the genome of Spirosoma rhododendri encodes:
- a CDS encoding TetR/AcrR family transcriptional regulator — protein sequence MGIVERKEREREEMRVLILDAAQKLFVANGFEKVSIRNIADAIEYSPATIYLYYKDKNELLYALHSRGFAKMADEFIALQVITEPFEKLVQMGRVYIDFAIANPELFDLMFIMRDPLDKLESGEWVEGHRAFDIVMQTVQECIDAGGFQPRDARTTAMMIWSGVHGYTALYLRKRLDIFPACDIPVIMEDAYSLFCDVLKRGLQ from the coding sequence ATGGGCATAGTTGAGCGAAAAGAACGGGAGCGGGAGGAAATGCGGGTGTTGATTCTGGACGCAGCCCAAAAACTGTTCGTGGCGAACGGCTTCGAGAAGGTAAGTATTCGGAACATCGCCGATGCCATCGAATATAGTCCGGCCACGATTTACCTGTACTACAAAGACAAAAACGAACTGCTATACGCGCTTCATTCCAGAGGGTTCGCCAAGATGGCCGATGAGTTTATCGCGTTGCAGGTGATCACAGAGCCGTTCGAGAAGCTGGTGCAGATGGGTCGCGTTTACATCGACTTTGCCATCGCCAACCCTGAACTGTTCGACCTGATGTTTATCATGAGAGACCCGCTCGACAAGCTGGAATCGGGCGAATGGGTGGAAGGGCACCGGGCGTTCGATATCGTGATGCAGACCGTGCAGGAATGTATAGATGCGGGTGGCTTCCAGCCGCGCGATGCCCGAACGACGGCCATGATGATCTGGAGTGGCGTACACGGCTATACGGCCCTCTACCTGCGCAAACGGCTGGACATATTTCCGGCCTGCGATATTCCGGTGATTATGGAAGATGCATACAGTCTTTTTTGTGACGTACTCAAACGAGGGTTGCAATAG
- a CDS encoding efflux RND transporter periplasmic adaptor subunit has translation MKTVSVLLSVSVLLMLAACTKPGGKTAETQTSSAANPADEAVIPVKLAAVSTVVRAEPIVASGLVSSAQEARLSFKVGGIISRLYVEEGQPVRRGQLLATLDLTEINAQVSQAQLASEKAERDFGRVRKLYADTAATLEQLQNATTGTSAARQNLTIAQFNRNHAEIRATVDGTVTQKLVNAGEFVAPGASVYQLSSSRPGDWVVRVGVSDKDWARLRTGNRATIALDAYPGRTFTGTVGKLAQAADPVSKLYEVEVRISPGGVKLAPGLFARVTLTPAQSRSYTLVPVEAIVEGNGRDGFVYVLDNAKATAQSARHVRKLPVQIGFLDGDKVLLTNGLVAASQVVTAGSAFLTSESTVVLR, from the coding sequence ATGAAAACAGTATCTGTTTTGCTGTCGGTGTCTGTGCTGCTGATGCTGGCGGCCTGTACCAAACCGGGCGGGAAAACCGCCGAAACACAAACCAGCTCAGCCGCTAACCCGGCCGACGAAGCCGTTATCCCCGTCAAACTGGCCGCGGTCAGCACCGTTGTCAGGGCGGAACCCATCGTCGCGTCGGGGTTGGTGTCGTCGGCGCAGGAAGCCCGGCTGTCATTTAAAGTGGGCGGCATCATCAGCCGTCTGTACGTCGAAGAGGGGCAACCCGTTCGGCGGGGGCAACTGCTGGCCACGCTCGACCTGACCGAGATCAACGCGCAGGTTAGTCAGGCTCAACTGGCGTCGGAGAAGGCCGAGCGCGATTTCGGGCGGGTCAGGAAACTATACGCCGACACAGCCGCGACGCTCGAACAGCTTCAGAACGCTACCACCGGCACGAGCGCGGCCCGGCAGAACCTGACCATAGCGCAGTTTAACCGCAACCACGCCGAAATCCGGGCCACCGTCGACGGGACGGTGACGCAAAAGCTGGTTAACGCGGGCGAGTTTGTGGCACCGGGCGCATCTGTCTACCAACTGTCGTCCAGCCGGCCCGGCGACTGGGTCGTGCGGGTGGGTGTATCGGATAAAGACTGGGCGCGGCTTCGGACCGGCAACCGGGCTACCATTGCCCTTGACGCGTACCCCGGCCGGACCTTCACGGGCACCGTTGGTAAGCTGGCGCAGGCGGCTGACCCGGTCAGCAAACTCTACGAAGTGGAAGTGCGGATTAGCCCGGGCGGAGTAAAGCTGGCTCCCGGTCTGTTTGCCCGCGTCACGCTGACGCCCGCGCAGAGTCGTAGTTACACGCTCGTGCCGGTGGAAGCCATCGTGGAAGGTAACGGCAGAGACGGGTTTGTCTACGTACTCGACAACGCGAAAGCGACCGCACAGTCAGCACGGCACGTGCGGAAACTGCCGGTACAAATCGGCTTTCTGGACGGCGATAAAGTGCTGCTGACCAATGGATTGGTCGCTGCCAGTCAGGTCGTTACGGCCGGGTCGGCTTTTCTGACGAGTGAATCAACCGTTGTACTCCGCTAA
- the trpS gene encoding tryptophan--tRNA ligase yields MSRILTGIQSSGRPHLGNILGAIKPAIDLSKQPGNESFLFIADLHSLTTIKDGPQRQEFTKAVAATWLAFGLDTEKNTFWRQSRVSEHTELCWYLDCFTPMPMLNNATSFKEKSDKYANVNAGLFVYPVLQAADILLYDAEIIPVGKDQRQHIEMTRDIAGAFNREYNDDVFVLPEARIDERLMTIPGLDGQKMSKSYNNYIDIFLPENDLWKVIKKVKSDSTPMEEPKNPDVDITFQLYSLLASDGQVAAMRANYEGGNYGYGMAKKALYELIVDKFSAERERFNHYYHENPGALEDELRKGEEKARAIAGQTIRRVREKLGFN; encoded by the coding sequence ATGTCCCGCATTTTAACCGGTATTCAGAGCAGCGGCCGACCGCATCTGGGTAATATCCTGGGCGCGATCAAGCCCGCCATTGACCTGTCGAAACAGCCCGGCAACGAGTCGTTTCTGTTTATCGCCGACCTGCATTCGCTGACGACCATCAAAGACGGCCCGCAGCGGCAGGAGTTTACCAAAGCCGTTGCCGCCACCTGGCTGGCGTTTGGGCTGGATACGGAGAAAAACACGTTCTGGCGGCAGTCGCGGGTGTCCGAGCATACGGAGTTGTGCTGGTATCTCGATTGCTTCACGCCGATGCCGATGCTCAACAACGCGACGTCGTTCAAGGAGAAATCAGACAAGTACGCCAACGTGAATGCGGGGCTGTTTGTGTACCCGGTATTGCAGGCAGCCGATATTCTGCTGTACGACGCCGAGATCATTCCGGTGGGCAAGGATCAGCGGCAGCACATCGAAATGACCCGCGACATTGCCGGTGCCTTCAACCGTGAATATAATGACGACGTCTTTGTGCTGCCCGAAGCGCGGATCGACGAGCGGCTGATGACGATTCCCGGTCTGGACGGGCAGAAGATGAGCAAGTCGTACAACAACTACATCGACATTTTCCTGCCGGAAAACGACCTCTGGAAGGTCATCAAAAAGGTCAAGTCGGATTCGACGCCGATGGAGGAACCGAAAAATCCGGACGTCGACATCACGTTTCAACTGTATTCGCTGCTGGCATCCGACGGGCAGGTTGCAGCCATGCGGGCTAACTACGAAGGCGGCAATTACGGTTACGGCATGGCAAAAAAAGCCCTGTACGAACTGATTGTCGACAAGTTTTCTGCGGAACGCGAGCGGTTCAACCACTATTATCATGAGAATCCCGGCGCACTGGAAGACGAACTTCGGAAAGGCGAAGAAAAAGCCCGTGCCATAGCGGGGCAGACCATCCGGCGTGTACGCGAAAAGCTGGGTTTCAACTAA
- a CDS encoding phosphatase PAP2 family protein has translation MIETLNELDTRLFVWLNNKSAPWLDPVMIMVTERNTWLPFYALLIGWLVYRFRRQALGLLLVIAGSVGIADQVASSVLKPLTHRLRPCHTPTLDRLIHPVMECGGLYSFVSSHAATTFALATSLWLLLGRRYPAFGLTFLWAAVVSYSRIYVAAHYPLDVLAGTGVGILSALLIVGLYHRTTVGKKMVLLGR, from the coding sequence ATGATCGAAACGCTTAACGAACTGGATACCCGGCTGTTTGTCTGGCTCAACAACAAAAGCGCGCCCTGGCTCGATCCGGTGATGATTATGGTTACCGAGCGGAATACCTGGCTGCCGTTTTACGCTCTGCTGATCGGCTGGCTGGTGTACCGGTTTCGGCGGCAGGCACTAGGGCTACTGCTGGTTATTGCGGGGTCGGTTGGCATTGCCGATCAGGTTGCATCGTCGGTGTTGAAACCCCTGACGCACCGCCTGCGCCCCTGCCACACGCCCACCCTCGACCGGCTGATTCATCCCGTAATGGAGTGTGGCGGACTGTACAGTTTCGTATCGTCGCACGCGGCCACGACGTTTGCGCTGGCAACGTCGCTGTGGCTCCTGCTCGGTCGGCGGTATCCGGCCTTCGGGCTAACCTTTTTATGGGCCGCCGTGGTGTCGTACAGCCGCATTTACGTAGCCGCTCATTACCCCCTCGACGTACTGGCAGGTACCGGTGTTGGCATACTGTCGGCACTGCTCATCGTGGGGCTTTACCACCGAACGACCGTCGGGAAAAAGATGGTGTTGCTGGGGCGCTGA
- a CDS encoding amidohydrolase family protein gives MRKHVLSGLFAIALASGALAQTTFPQNGVHDQRMGLYAFTNATIVVDPKTTLQNATLLVRDGRIEAIGSDVKLPTGVVATDLKGKRIYPALVELDSDYGMPEVKRQPGGGRGNPQLESNKKGAYYWNQSVQPENDASLLFTATSAKADELRKLGYGAALTHPHDGIIRGTGTLVTLADDRENMVVLKPNTTMHYSFNRGTSNQTYPNSMMGSVALIRQALYDADWYKRGGSNQQENLSLAALNRNQNLPVVFEVTDKLGVLRADKIGDEFSKQYIIRSGGDDYQRIDEIKATGATLIVPLNFPQPYDVEDPWDADNVSVAELKHWEMAPMNAGKLAAANIPFAITTAGLRNKTEFWANLRKAIENGLTEEQALAALTTVPARLINAGDLVGTLKKGSIANFIITSGNLFSADNVIYENWIRGKQYIVGQQVVQDPRGIWNLTVGNQPPMKLTINGKSAEKPDFQLMADTTKLSPKVAVSGDFVTIQVQMDKKKPGTTRLTGYRTGNTIKGDGETPDGKTVSWTATRTGDAPSTDAPASTTGTSGTATAGVSGTAARGQMATTLPASATAVLYPFVGMGNAKKPQAETMLIRNATVWTNETDGILQNADVLVTNGKIAQVGKSLTAPAGARVIDGTGKHLTNGIIDEHSHIALLSVNEGSQSSTAEVRMADVVNSEDVNIYRQLAGGVTSSQLLHGSANAIGGQSAIVKLKWGEAPDAMLIKGADGFIKFALGENVKQSNWGDAARVRFPQTRMGVEQVYMDHFMRAKEYAKGWDAYNKLGAKEKAKATAPRRDIELDALAEILAKKRFITCHSYVQSEINMLMKVADSLGFKVNTFTHILEGYKLADKMAKHGAGGSSFADWWAYKMEVHDAIPYNAALMKSQGVTVSINSDDAEMARRLNQEAAKAVEYGGVNEEDAWKMVTLNPAKLLHLDSHMGSVKAGKDADLVVWNANPLSIYARPEYTIIDGAVYFSLKDEDAKREAMQAERARLIQKNLAAKASGAPTVRPTFRRMRMWHCEDIEGVMAEGEEK, from the coding sequence ATGAGAAAACATGTCCTTTCGGGACTGTTTGCGATAGCACTCGCTTCCGGTGCTCTCGCCCAGACAACCTTCCCTCAGAATGGGGTGCACGACCAACGGATGGGGCTCTACGCCTTTACCAACGCTACCATCGTTGTCGACCCGAAAACTACCCTGCAAAATGCGACCCTGCTTGTCCGCGACGGACGTATCGAAGCCATCGGCAGCGATGTTAAACTGCCCACCGGCGTCGTGGCGACCGATCTGAAAGGCAAGCGCATTTACCCGGCCCTGGTCGAACTCGATTCGGACTACGGCATGCCCGAAGTAAAGCGGCAGCCCGGTGGCGGACGTGGTAACCCGCAGCTGGAATCGAACAAAAAGGGCGCTTACTACTGGAATCAGTCCGTACAGCCGGAGAACGACGCGAGCCTGCTCTTCACCGCGACATCTGCCAAAGCCGATGAGCTGCGTAAACTGGGTTACGGTGCCGCGCTGACCCACCCGCATGACGGGATTATCCGGGGCACGGGGACGCTGGTAACCCTGGCCGACGACCGGGAGAACATGGTGGTGCTGAAACCCAACACGACCATGCACTACTCGTTCAACCGGGGCACGTCGAACCAAACCTACCCAAACTCGATGATGGGGTCGGTGGCCCTGATCCGGCAGGCGCTTTACGACGCCGACTGGTACAAACGCGGAGGAAGCAATCAGCAGGAAAACCTGTCGTTGGCTGCGCTGAACCGCAATCAGAACCTGCCCGTCGTTTTCGAGGTGACTGACAAACTCGGGGTACTGCGGGCCGATAAAATCGGCGACGAATTCAGTAAGCAATACATCATTCGCAGCGGTGGAGACGACTACCAGCGTATCGACGAAATCAAAGCGACGGGTGCGACGCTGATCGTACCCCTCAACTTCCCGCAGCCTTACGATGTAGAAGATCCGTGGGATGCTGACAACGTATCGGTTGCCGAACTGAAGCACTGGGAAATGGCCCCGATGAACGCGGGTAAACTGGCGGCTGCCAACATCCCGTTTGCCATCACCACGGCTGGCCTGCGCAACAAAACCGAGTTCTGGGCCAACCTGCGCAAAGCCATCGAAAACGGGCTGACGGAAGAGCAGGCACTAGCGGCTCTGACGACCGTTCCGGCCCGGCTCATCAATGCTGGCGACCTGGTCGGTACGCTGAAAAAAGGCAGCATCGCCAACTTCATCATCACGTCCGGCAACCTGTTCTCGGCCGACAATGTGATCTACGAAAACTGGATTCGGGGCAAGCAGTATATCGTCGGGCAGCAGGTTGTGCAGGACCCGCGTGGCATCTGGAATCTGACGGTGGGCAATCAGCCACCGATGAAACTGACGATCAACGGCAAGTCGGCCGAAAAGCCTGATTTTCAGTTGATGGCCGACACGACGAAGCTGTCGCCCAAAGTGGCTGTTAGCGGTGATTTCGTGACGATTCAGGTGCAGATGGACAAGAAAAAGCCCGGCACCACCCGGCTGACGGGGTACCGGACGGGCAACACCATCAAAGGAGACGGCGAAACCCCCGACGGCAAAACGGTAAGCTGGACGGCGACCCGCACCGGCGATGCGCCCAGCACGGACGCGCCTGCTTCGACTACGGGTACTTCGGGTACCGCTACGGCGGGCGTGTCGGGCACGGCTGCGCGCGGGCAGATGGCGACTACGCTACCAGCCAGCGCAACGGCAGTTTTGTATCCGTTCGTGGGCATGGGCAACGCCAAAAAGCCACAGGCTGAAACGATGCTGATTCGTAACGCGACGGTCTGGACGAACGAAACCGACGGTATTCTGCAAAACGCCGACGTACTGGTCACCAACGGCAAAATTGCGCAGGTGGGTAAGAGCCTGACCGCCCCCGCCGGTGCCCGCGTCATCGACGGTACGGGCAAGCACCTGACCAACGGTATCATCGACGAGCATTCACACATCGCGCTGCTGTCGGTCAACGAAGGATCGCAGTCGAGCACGGCGGAAGTACGCATGGCCGACGTCGTCAACTCGGAAGATGTCAACATCTACCGGCAGCTGGCCGGGGGCGTCACCAGTTCGCAACTGCTCCACGGATCGGCCAACGCCATCGGTGGTCAGTCGGCTATCGTCAAGCTGAAATGGGGCGAAGCGCCCGACGCCATGCTCATCAAAGGGGCCGACGGTTTCATCAAGTTCGCGCTCGGCGAAAACGTGAAGCAGTCGAACTGGGGCGATGCCGCCCGCGTGCGGTTCCCGCAAACCCGGATGGGAGTCGAGCAGGTGTACATGGACCACTTCATGCGCGCTAAAGAGTACGCTAAAGGCTGGGATGCGTACAATAAGCTGGGCGCGAAGGAGAAAGCCAAAGCCACTGCCCCCCGCCGGGATATCGAACTCGACGCACTGGCCGAAATTCTGGCTAAGAAACGCTTCATCACCTGCCACTCGTACGTGCAGTCGGAGATCAACATGCTGATGAAAGTGGCCGACTCGCTGGGCTTCAAAGTCAACACGTTCACGCACATTCTGGAAGGCTACAAACTGGCCGACAAGATGGCGAAGCACGGCGCGGGCGGCTCGTCGTTCGCCGACTGGTGGGCCTACAAAATGGAAGTACACGACGCTATCCCGTACAACGCGGCTCTGATGAAAAGTCAGGGCGTGACGGTATCGATCAACTCTGATGACGCCGAGATGGCCCGTCGCCTGAATCAGGAAGCGGCAAAAGCCGTTGAGTACGGCGGTGTCAACGAAGAGGATGCCTGGAAAATGGTGACGCTGAACCCCGCCAAACTCCTGCATTTGGATAGCCATATGGGTAGCGTAAAAGCGGGTAAAGACGCCGATCTGGTCGTCTGGAACGCTAATCCGCTGTCGATCTATGCGCGGCCCGAGTACACGATCATCGACGGGGCGGTGTATTTCAGCCTGAAAGATGAAGACGCCAAACGGGAGGCTATGCAGGCCGAGCGGGCCCGACTGATCCAGAAAAATCTGGCGGCTAAAGCGAGTGGCGCCCCAACTGTTCGCCCAACCTTCCGCCGGATGCGGATGTGGCACTGCGAAGACATCGAAGGCGTCATGGCTGAGGGAGAAGAGAAATGA
- a CDS encoding 50S ribosomal protein L25/general stress protein Ctc, with protein sequence MKSIEIVGFQRANLGRTESQGIRAEGNVPCVLYGGESQVHFYAPAILFRDLVYTPNVYEVSLNIEGTVYRAVLQETQFHPVSDTLLHADFLQVQDGKDVKVAVPVRLVGSAPGVQKGGKLVTRVRKLRVKGAIENIPEYIDVDVSALDLGKSVRVGQIPVENIKMLEDASNPVASIEIPRALRGTVSAK encoded by the coding sequence ATGAAATCAATCGAGATTGTAGGGTTTCAAAGAGCGAATCTCGGCCGCACGGAATCACAAGGGATTCGGGCCGAAGGCAACGTACCATGCGTGCTGTACGGTGGTGAGTCGCAGGTGCATTTCTATGCTCCAGCCATCCTGTTCCGGGATCTGGTCTACACGCCAAACGTGTACGAAGTAAGCCTGAACATCGAAGGCACAGTATACCGCGCTGTTTTGCAGGAAACACAGTTCCACCCCGTTAGCGACACGCTGTTGCACGCCGACTTCCTCCAGGTGCAGGATGGTAAAGACGTGAAAGTAGCGGTTCCGGTTCGGCTGGTTGGTTCGGCTCCCGGCGTTCAGAAAGGTGGTAAGCTGGTAACGCGCGTTCGGAAACTGCGCGTGAAGGGTGCTATCGAAAACATTCCGGAGTACATCGACGTCGACGTATCAGCACTTGACCTGGGTAAGTCGGTTCGGGTTGGTCAGATTCCCGTCGAGAACATCAAGATGCTGGAAGATGCATCGAACCCGGTAGCCAGCATCGAAATCCCCCGCGCACTGCGTGGTACGGTTTCGGCCAAGTAA
- a CDS encoding ribose-phosphate pyrophosphokinase has translation MAAFNPVKIFSGSQSTYLAEKIAHYYGKDLGGYTCRRFSDGEMSPSFEESIRGCDVFLIQSTPPPTENLMELLLMVDAARRASAHYVTVVIPYFGYARQDRKDKPRVAIAAKLIANMLTAAGADRLMTIDLHAGQIQGFFDIPVDHLEGTSVFVPYIRSLNLDNLVIASPDVGGANRARTFAKHFNADIVLCDKHRKRANEIASMQVIGDVEGANVVLVDDLIDTGGTMAKAAQIILDKGAKSVRAICTHPVMSGKAHENIANSVLEELVIADTLPLSQPNEKIRVLSVAELFAKAIGRIRDHESISSLFIRN, from the coding sequence ATGGCGGCATTCAACCCGGTTAAAATCTTTTCAGGCTCGCAGTCGACTTATCTGGCTGAGAAAATTGCGCACTATTACGGTAAGGATTTAGGCGGATACACCTGTCGCCGGTTCAGCGACGGTGAAATGTCGCCCAGCTTTGAAGAGTCGATCCGGGGGTGCGACGTTTTTCTGATCCAGTCGACGCCACCACCGACCGAGAATCTGATGGAGTTGCTGCTGATGGTTGATGCAGCCCGCCGGGCGTCGGCCCACTACGTCACCGTTGTGATTCCGTACTTCGGCTACGCCCGTCAGGACCGGAAAGACAAACCCCGCGTTGCCATTGCCGCCAAGCTGATCGCCAATATGCTGACGGCCGCCGGTGCCGACCGCCTGATGACGATCGACCTGCACGCCGGACAGATTCAGGGCTTTTTCGATATTCCCGTTGATCACCTGGAAGGCACGTCGGTTTTCGTGCCGTACATCCGCAGCCTGAACCTCGACAATCTGGTGATTGCTTCGCCGGACGTGGGGGGTGCCAACCGGGCCCGTACGTTTGCCAAGCATTTCAACGCCGACATCGTCCTTTGCGACAAGCACCGCAAACGGGCCAACGAAATCGCGTCGATGCAGGTGATCGGTGATGTAGAAGGAGCCAACGTCGTACTCGTCGACGATTTGATCGATACGGGTGGTACGATGGCGAAAGCCGCCCAGATCATTCTGGACAAAGGAGCAAAATCGGTACGGGCGATCTGCACGCACCCGGTTATGTCGGGGAAGGCGCACGAAAATATTGCCAATTCGGTACTGGAGGAACTGGTCATAGCCGACACGCTGCCCCTGAGTCAGCCCAATGAAAAAATACGCGTACTGTCGGTAGCGGAGCTGTTTGCCAAAGCGATTGGCCGTATCCGCGACCACGAATCAATCAGTTCGCTGTTTATACGGAACTAG
- a CDS encoding amidohydrolase family protein encodes MKRLLIPIFSLVALTSMAQNPAPAKQQDHVIALTGGTAHLGNGQVIQNAIVLFDKGVITNVVDGTLVKLNLANGTEVIDVSGKHIYPGLISPASTVGLEEIEAVRSTVDKQEVGVLNPNVRALIAYNTDSEIIPTIRNNGVLLTQAMPQGGTISGSSSVMMTDGWNWEDAVLRKDDGLWLNWPGYYAADFDLENFTRVIKKNDKRDEAISALRATFGDAKAYAAVSNPSPMNLRLESMKGLFSGTQNLYVRADYAKDIVEAVQWAKAMGVPKVVIVGGEESHRVAPFLKENNVPVILGALHRLPNREDEAVDLPYRLPGILQKAGVLVGLSYADEWWRTRNLAFQAGTATGFGVNDREEALKMITANNAKIMGIDGMVGTLEKGKHATLFVSSGDALDMKTNVVEHVFIQGRKVNLDDRHKRLYRMYKEKFTK; translated from the coding sequence ATGAAACGACTACTCATACCCATATTTTCTCTCGTCGCGCTTACGAGCATGGCGCAGAACCCGGCGCCGGCGAAACAGCAGGACCACGTCATTGCCCTGACGGGCGGCACGGCCCACCTCGGCAACGGGCAGGTGATTCAGAATGCCATTGTCCTGTTCGACAAGGGTGTTATCACCAATGTGGTCGACGGAACGCTGGTGAAACTCAATCTGGCCAACGGCACCGAAGTAATCGACGTCAGCGGTAAGCACATTTACCCCGGCCTGATTTCGCCCGCGTCGACAGTCGGGCTGGAAGAGATCGAGGCCGTTCGGTCAACGGTCGATAAGCAGGAGGTGGGCGTGCTGAACCCCAACGTCCGCGCCCTGATCGCCTACAATACCGATTCCGAAATCATCCCGACGATTCGTAACAACGGCGTTTTGCTGACGCAGGCAATGCCGCAGGGGGGCACCATATCGGGTAGTTCGAGCGTCATGATGACCGATGGCTGGAACTGGGAAGACGCCGTGCTGCGAAAAGACGACGGTCTGTGGCTCAACTGGCCCGGCTACTACGCGGCTGATTTCGATCTGGAGAACTTCACCCGCGTCATCAAGAAAAACGACAAGCGCGACGAAGCCATCAGTGCCCTGCGCGCTACCTTCGGCGATGCGAAAGCCTATGCGGCCGTGTCGAATCCGTCACCGATGAACCTCCGGCTGGAGTCGATGAAGGGGTTGTTTTCGGGGACGCAGAACCTATATGTCCGGGCCGATTACGCCAAAGATATTGTCGAGGCCGTTCAGTGGGCGAAGGCGATGGGTGTGCCGAAAGTGGTGATCGTGGGGGGCGAAGAAAGCCACCGCGTTGCCCCGTTCCTGAAAGAAAACAACGTGCCGGTGATTCTGGGTGCGCTGCACCGGTTGCCCAACCGCGAAGACGAAGCCGTCGATCTGCCGTATCGCCTGCCGGGCATCCTGCAAAAAGCGGGTGTGCTGGTCGGACTGAGCTATGCCGACGAATGGTGGCGGACCCGTAACCTGGCGTTTCAGGCGGGTACGGCTACCGGTTTCGGCGTTAACGATCGCGAAGAAGCGCTGAAGATGATTACGGCCAACAACGCGAAGATTATGGGCATCGACGGCATGGTGGGTACGCTCGAAAAAGGCAAGCACGCCACCCTGTTCGTCTCGTCGGGCGATGCACTCGACATGAAAACCAATGTGGTCGAACACGTATTCATTCAGGGGCGTAAGGTCAATCTCGACGACCGACACAAACGCCTGTACCGAATGTACAAGGAGAAGTTTACGAAGTAG
- a CDS encoding TolC family protein, which yields MAVLAGQHTTAQPSPILDGYIQEGLANNLALRQESLEISRVVESINQARSLFYPRVAFNPTYSLAAGGRRLEFPVGDLLNPAYRTLNQLTGADKFPTNIPNVNQLLAPNNFHDTRLTFQYAIFNTDIRYNYLIQKQLLSAQEARKRVVENELRYTIATAYYQYLQTLDAVRIYENARTVLAELARLNEKLVSNNVATKETVTSARYEISKVDQQLAGAQKDRETARAYVNFLLNRDLTTPVLVDSSLTRVLPESTESLADLQQTALRGRQELTQLGNSLQAAKTAVRLNEANAHVLNLYVGGSTGFQGFGYTFANQAYVVAQVGLQWDLFRGYEKRSKIQQARVQTDAMQTRLAEAQRQIQLQVVQAYYDLDAATRSLDATRSGVVNADQSFRIIDSKYRNGQALLIEFLRYQNDQLTAQFQHSLARMDVLVKRAALDRAVAVTP from the coding sequence ATGGCGGTGCTTGCTGGACAGCATACCACCGCACAGCCATCGCCGATTCTGGACGGGTACATTCAGGAAGGGCTGGCGAACAACCTCGCGCTTCGACAGGAGTCGCTGGAAATCAGCCGGGTAGTCGAGTCGATCAATCAGGCACGATCGCTGTTTTACCCGCGTGTGGCGTTCAACCCGACGTATTCGCTGGCGGCTGGCGGGCGTCGGCTGGAGTTTCCGGTGGGCGATCTGCTCAACCCGGCCTACCGGACGCTCAATCAGCTGACCGGGGCCGACAAATTCCCGACCAACATTCCGAACGTCAATCAGCTGCTGGCACCCAACAATTTTCACGATACCCGCCTGACGTTTCAGTACGCCATTTTTAATACTGATATTCGCTACAACTACCTGATTCAGAAACAACTACTGTCGGCGCAGGAAGCCCGCAAACGGGTGGTCGAAAACGAACTGCGCTACACTATCGCTACGGCATATTACCAATACCTGCAAACGCTCGATGCGGTCCGTATCTACGAAAATGCCCGTACGGTACTGGCCGAACTGGCCCGGCTGAACGAAAAGCTGGTGAGCAACAACGTCGCGACGAAAGAAACCGTCACCTCGGCGCGCTACGAAATTAGCAAGGTCGATCAGCAACTGGCCGGGGCGCAAAAAGATCGAGAAACAGCCCGCGCCTATGTCAATTTTCTGCTCAACCGCGACCTGACCACGCCCGTACTGGTCGACTCGTCGCTGACGAGGGTGCTGCCCGAATCGACCGAATCGCTGGCGGACCTACAGCAGACGGCCTTACGCGGTCGGCAGGAACTGACGCAGCTTGGCAACTCATTACAGGCGGCAAAAACGGCGGTACGGCTCAACGAAGCCAACGCCCACGTGCTGAATCTGTACGTGGGCGGCAGCACGGGCTTTCAGGGGTTCGGCTACACCTTCGCCAATCAGGCCTACGTTGTGGCGCAGGTCGGCTTGCAGTGGGATTTGTTTCGGGGCTACGAAAAGCGGTCGAAAATTCAGCAGGCCCGGGTGCAGACCGATGCTATGCAAACCCGGCTGGCCGAAGCCCAGCGGCAGATTCAGCTACAGGTCGTGCAGGCGTATTATGACCTCGACGCAGCCACCCGCAGCCTCGACGCGACCCGCAGCGGGGTAGTCAACGCTGACCAGTCGTTTCGCATCATCGACAGCAAATACCGCAACGGGCAGGCCCTGCTGATCGAATTTCTTCGCTACCAGAACGACCAGCTCACAGCCCAGTTTCAGCATTCGCTCGCCCGCATGGACGTCCTTGTCAAACGCGCAGCCCTCGACCGGGCTGTGGCCGTAACGCCCTGA